From the Vibrio alginolyticus NBRC 15630 = ATCC 17749 genome, one window contains:
- the yqiA gene encoding esterase YqiA: MSKPSLLLYIHGFNSSPLSMKANVMRAYCEQHRPDIKVIVPQLPCYPQQAAKMLLDIIEQYKDDYKIGLVGSSLGGFMSTWLNDKFGFKAVVVNPAVKPYELLVDYLGKQTNPYTHETYTLEACHIDELKALDVQSIASPHSFWLLQQTEDEVLDYRQAVDKFADAKQTVEQGGDHSFVGFERYPAQIIEFLEL; this comes from the coding sequence ATGAGTAAACCTTCACTTCTTCTCTATATCCATGGCTTTAATAGCTCTCCACTCTCCATGAAAGCGAATGTGATGAGAGCCTACTGCGAGCAACATAGGCCTGATATTAAGGTGATTGTTCCCCAGTTACCTTGTTATCCTCAGCAAGCGGCGAAAATGTTGTTGGATATTATCGAGCAATATAAAGACGACTATAAAATTGGTCTAGTGGGCAGCTCATTAGGCGGTTTTATGTCAACGTGGCTAAATGACAAGTTTGGGTTTAAAGCGGTAGTGGTCAACCCCGCAGTCAAGCCTTATGAGTTGCTAGTAGATTATTTGGGTAAGCAAACTAACCCATATACGCATGAAACCTATACACTTGAAGCTTGTCATATTGACGAGTTAAAAGCTCTTGATGTACAAAGCATCGCGTCGCCACATTCTTTTTGGTTATTGCAACAAACAGAAGATGAGGTTTTAGACTATCGACAAGCGGTAGATAAGTTTGCAGACGCTAAGCAAACAGTAGAACAAGGCGGTGATCACAGTTTTGTAGGCTTTGAGCGTTATCCTGCACAGATTATCGAATTTCTAGAACTGTAA
- a CDS encoding DUF1249 family protein, whose translation MAQLAEKQQYHVDLAGLMRTYETNYAKLNALLPASAEVGDVRCYQAANMVYQLTVNEITKYTTVVEICQSDETPVFPLPTMSVRLYHDARVAEVCSSGEFSRIKAKYDYPNDQLMQKDEKHQLNTFLGEWLTFCLRSGISRTPLAFN comes from the coding sequence ATGGCACAATTGGCTGAAAAACAACAATATCATGTTGATTTAGCTGGTCTTATGAGAACGTATGAGACCAACTACGCTAAGTTGAACGCCTTATTGCCTGCTTCTGCCGAAGTTGGGGATGTACGTTGCTACCAAGCGGCGAACATGGTTTACCAATTGACCGTGAATGAAATCACAAAATACACCACAGTTGTTGAGATATGTCAGAGTGATGAAACGCCAGTGTTTCCTTTACCGACGATGTCTGTCAGGCTTTATCATGATGCGAGAGTAGCCGAAGTATGCTCAAGCGGAGAGTTCTCTCGCATAAAAGCTAAGTATGATTATCCCAATGACCAACTGATGCAGAAAGATGAAAAGCATCAATTAAACACATTCCTCGGTGAATGGCTGACGTTTTGTTTACGAAGTGGTATCAGTAGAACACCACTTGCCTTCAATTGA
- the tolC gene encoding outer membrane channel protein TolC — protein MKKLLPLFISAALGSMSTSAFADSLAEIYDLAKQNDPQLLSVAAQRDQAFEAITSSRSALLPQINLTAGYNLTRGDNDYNDGALGKSSNDQDALTAGVSFSQTLYNRASWISLDTAEKSARQADATYAATQQALILRVSQAYFEVLRAQDNLVFVRAEKAAVGRQLEQTKQRFEVGLSAITDVHDAQAQYDQVLADEVLAENALTNSYESLREITGQEHKDLNILDTGRFTASPSTVPAESLIDEAKTKNLTLLSSRILQDIARDNISLASSGHLPTLSLDGGYNYGDYSGTDNTFNSGLNRNANSDRTSDNFNIGVNLAVPLYTGGNVTSQTKQAEYAYVAASEDLEAQYRSVVKDVRAQNNNINASIGALRAYEQAVISARSALEATEAGFDVGTRTIVDVLDATRRLYDANKNLSNARYDYILSVLQLRQAVGTLSEQDILDVDAGLKAAK, from the coding sequence ATGAAAAAATTGCTTCCACTATTTATCAGTGCAGCGCTAGGTAGCATGAGTACGTCTGCGTTCGCAGACTCTTTGGCTGAAATCTACGACTTGGCAAAACAAAATGATCCACAATTGCTCAGTGTAGCAGCACAACGTGACCAAGCTTTCGAAGCAATCACCTCAAGCCGTAGTGCTCTATTACCACAAATTAACCTTACTGCGGGTTACAATTTAACTCGTGGTGACAACGATTATAACGATGGCGCTCTGGGCAAATCATCGAATGATCAAGATGCTCTAACTGCTGGGGTAAGTTTCTCACAAACTCTATACAATCGCGCATCTTGGATCTCTCTAGATACTGCTGAGAAAAGCGCTCGCCAAGCAGACGCGACTTACGCAGCGACGCAACAGGCACTGATCCTTCGCGTGTCACAAGCATATTTTGAAGTTCTACGCGCGCAAGATAATCTTGTTTTCGTACGAGCAGAAAAAGCCGCAGTGGGTCGTCAATTAGAGCAAACTAAACAGCGTTTTGAAGTAGGTTTGTCTGCAATCACTGACGTGCATGACGCACAAGCTCAGTACGACCAAGTGCTAGCGGACGAAGTGTTGGCAGAAAACGCGCTAACTAATAGCTACGAGTCACTGCGTGAAATTACAGGCCAAGAGCACAAAGATCTCAACATTTTGGATACTGGCCGCTTCACCGCTAGCCCATCGACCGTACCAGCTGAATCACTCATTGATGAAGCAAAAACCAAAAACCTGACCTTGCTATCTTCACGTATTCTTCAAGACATCGCGCGTGACAATATTTCACTAGCAAGCTCTGGCCACTTACCAACGCTCTCTCTAGATGGTGGTTACAATTACGGAGATTACTCAGGAACGGACAACACATTCAATAGTGGCCTAAACCGCAATGCCAATAGTGACCGTACTAGTGACAACTTCAATATCGGTGTGAACCTTGCTGTACCGCTATATACAGGTGGTAACGTAACCTCTCAAACCAAACAAGCTGAATACGCATACGTGGCAGCAAGCGAAGATCTTGAAGCACAGTACCGTAGCGTAGTCAAAGATGTTCGCGCACAAAACAACAACATTAACGCCTCTATCGGCGCATTACGTGCGTATGAGCAAGCGGTTATTTCTGCACGCTCTGCACTAGAAGCAACAGAAGCTGGCTTTGATGTAGGTACTCGTACTATCGTTGATGTACTGGACGCGACTCGTCGTCTATACGATGCGAACAAAAACCTATCGAACGCTCGTTACGACTACATTTTAAGTGTTCTTCAGCTACGCCAAGCAGTTGGTACGCTAAGCGAACAAGACATCTTAGACGTTGATGCAGGTTTGAAAGCGGCAAAATAA
- the nudF gene encoding ADP-ribose diphosphatase, protein MQQRDKQQQDFTSRDVKVISKETLFEGFFKMVKYRFQHRLFAGGWSGVVEREMFERGHAAAMLPYDPKTDQVVIIEQIRIGALEHEHPWQLEIVAGMIDRDESAEAVIRREAVEEAGIQVGRVVPVTSYYPSAGGCSEKLDVFVGEVDASKAHGIHGLDYENEDIRVHVMSRETAYQWVKDGKFENGASIIALQWLQLHHQELKSEWGQSQTVESE, encoded by the coding sequence ATGCAACAGCGTGACAAACAACAACAAGATTTTACTTCGCGAGATGTAAAAGTCATCTCGAAAGAAACCTTATTTGAAGGTTTTTTCAAAATGGTGAAATACCGCTTTCAGCATAGGCTATTTGCTGGTGGTTGGAGTGGAGTTGTCGAACGAGAAATGTTCGAGCGTGGTCACGCAGCAGCGATGCTTCCTTATGATCCAAAGACGGACCAGGTCGTAATCATTGAACAGATTCGTATTGGCGCGTTGGAACATGAACACCCTTGGCAGCTAGAAATTGTCGCCGGTATGATTGACCGCGATGAATCTGCTGAAGCCGTAATTCGTCGAGAGGCTGTCGAAGAAGCGGGGATTCAGGTGGGGCGCGTTGTACCTGTCACTTCTTATTATCCTTCGGCTGGTGGTTGCTCGGAAAAGCTAGACGTCTTTGTTGGTGAAGTGGATGCGTCTAAAGCGCACGGCATTCATGGTTTAGACTATGAGAATGAAGATATCCGAGTTCATGTCATGAGTCGTGAAACGGCGTATCAATGGGTGAAGGACGGGAAATTTGAAAATGGTGCGTCGATTATTGCGTTGCAATGGCTGCAATTACACCATCAAGAGTTAAAGTCAGAATGGGGACAATCCCAAACGGTGGAGAGTGAGTAA
- the hldE gene encoding bifunctional D-glycero-beta-D-manno-heptose-7-phosphate kinase/D-glycero-beta-D-manno-heptose 1-phosphate adenylyltransferase HldE has product MKPILPDYNSAGVLIIGDVMLDRYWYGPTGRISPEAPVPVVKVENNEERPGGAANVAMNIASLGGHAHIVGLTGEDEPAKVLTETLSSLNVKCDFVALPDYPTITKLRVMSRGQQLIRLDFEDKFENTDSAPVLSRMDAALPNVKAVIMSDYAKGSLEHVQAYIQKARAANIPVFIDPKGADFERYRGATLLTPNMKEFEDVVGKVKSDQELVEKALALVEEFEFEALLVTRSENGMTLIRRGQEPFHLPTQAKEVYDVTGAGDTVISVLAASVAAGKSFEEACALANAAAGVVVGKLGTSTLSEIELAEAVHGSQDTDYGVISEKALIEAVKKARARGEKVVMTNGCFDILHAGHVSYLNHAAELGDRLIVAVNTDESVKRLKGPGRPVNPTDRRMAVLAGLGAVDWVVPFSEDTPQRLISEVLPSLLVKGGDYKPEDIAGGKEVIAAGGEVRVLNFEDGCSTSEIINAIKGGKG; this is encoded by the coding sequence ATGAAACCAATTCTACCTGATTACAACAGCGCTGGTGTGCTCATCATCGGTGATGTCATGCTAGATCGTTACTGGTATGGCCCAACCGGGCGCATTTCTCCTGAAGCGCCGGTTCCTGTTGTAAAAGTAGAAAACAATGAAGAGCGTCCTGGTGGTGCTGCGAACGTTGCGATGAACATCGCATCACTAGGTGGCCATGCTCACATTGTTGGTCTAACTGGGGAAGATGAGCCTGCAAAAGTGCTGACGGAGACGCTGAGCTCACTCAATGTGAAGTGCGATTTCGTTGCACTGCCTGATTACCCAACGATTACGAAGCTTCGTGTAATGAGCCGTGGACAACAGCTTATTCGTCTCGACTTCGAAGACAAGTTTGAAAACACAGATTCTGCGCCAGTGTTATCTCGAATGGATGCCGCACTGCCAAACGTTAAAGCCGTGATTATGTCTGACTATGCAAAAGGCTCGTTAGAGCATGTTCAGGCATACATTCAAAAAGCGCGCGCAGCAAATATTCCGGTTTTCATTGACCCGAAAGGTGCGGATTTTGAACGCTACCGTGGCGCAACACTTCTTACGCCAAACATGAAAGAGTTCGAAGACGTTGTAGGTAAAGTGAAATCTGACCAAGAGCTAGTAGAGAAAGCACTGGCTTTGGTTGAAGAGTTTGAATTTGAAGCGCTTTTGGTGACACGCAGCGAAAACGGAATGACCTTGATTCGTCGTGGTCAGGAACCGTTCCACCTTCCAACTCAAGCGAAAGAAGTGTACGACGTGACAGGTGCGGGCGACACGGTTATCTCTGTATTGGCAGCGTCTGTTGCCGCAGGCAAATCATTTGAAGAAGCGTGTGCACTAGCAAACGCAGCGGCAGGTGTTGTAGTTGGTAAACTAGGCACGTCAACGCTTTCTGAGATTGAATTAGCTGAAGCGGTACATGGCAGCCAAGACACGGATTACGGTGTTATTTCAGAAAAAGCACTGATCGAAGCGGTGAAAAAAGCACGTGCTCGTGGCGAGAAAGTCGTTATGACAAATGGCTGCTTTGATATTCTACACGCTGGCCATGTGTCTTACTTAAACCATGCTGCTGAACTGGGCGATCGCCTAATCGTTGCGGTAAATACCGATGAGTCAGTAAAACGCCTTAAAGGCCCTGGTCGTCCGGTAAACCCAACCGATCGCCGCATGGCGGTGTTGGCAGGTTTGGGCGCTGTGGATTGGGTTGTACCATTTAGTGAAGATACGCCGCAGCGTTTGATCTCAGAAGTTCTACCAAGCTTGCTAGTAAAAGGCGGTGACTACAAACCAGAAGATATTGCTGGTGGTAAAGAAGTCATTGCGGCGGGTGGTGAAGTTCGTGTATTGAACTTTGAAGATGGCTGCTCGACCAGTGAAATCATTAATGCAATCAAAGGCGGTAAGGGCTAA
- the parC gene encoding DNA topoisomerase IV subunit A, giving the protein MSTEITYDGVEQLPMRKFTEDAYLNYSMYVIMDRALPYIGDGLKPVQRRIIYAMSELGLSASAKYKKSARTVGDVLGKYHPHGDSACYEAMVLMAQPFSYRYPLVDGQGNWGAPDDPKSFAAMRYTEAKLSKFAEVLLGELGQGTVEWQPNFDGTMKEPQMLPARLPHILLNGVTGIAVGMATDIPPHNVREIADATIHLIDNPKAELPDVMQYVKGPDYPTEAEIISPQADIEKIYRNGRGSIKMRAVWHKEGSDIVITSLPHQVSGAKLLEQIANQMRAKKLPMVDDLRDESDHENPTRIVVVPKSNRVDCDLLMNHLFASTDLERSYRVNLNMIGLDNRPQVKGLVQILSEWIEFRRTTVRRRLQHRLDKVMARLHILEGLLVAYLNLDEVIEIIRTEDDPKAVLMERFGITDIQADAILDTKLRHLAKLEEMKIRGEQDELEKEREKLEQLLGSERRLNTLLKKEIKADAEKYGDDRRSPMVERAEAKALTERDLVPSEPITVVLSEKGWIRHAKGHDVDAEGLNYKSGDKYLAHARGKSNQPAVFLGSDGRSYSLESHSLPSARSQGEPITGRLNITAGSSIRQVIMSEEDQLWLVGSDAGYGFVCKGADLLSKNRSGKALVTLPANSEIMTPKEIEDLDSDEILAITNQGRMLLFPIKDLPQLAKGKGNKIINIPAAKAKEREEVLSHLMSLPKGASLTLYAGKRKLGLKPSDLDNFRGERGRRGGLLPRGLQRVTRIEVELDDSDTTETPSDSE; this is encoded by the coding sequence ATGTCTACAGAAATTACCTACGATGGCGTCGAACAATTGCCAATGCGCAAGTTCACTGAAGACGCTTATCTGAACTACTCGATGTACGTAATCATGGACCGCGCCTTGCCATACATTGGTGATGGCTTAAAGCCGGTTCAACGACGCATCATTTATGCGATGTCAGAGCTTGGTCTCTCTGCATCAGCAAAATACAAAAAATCTGCACGTACCGTTGGTGACGTGCTAGGTAAATACCATCCGCACGGTGATTCAGCGTGTTACGAAGCGATGGTATTGATGGCTCAGCCATTCTCTTACCGCTATCCATTAGTGGATGGTCAAGGTAACTGGGGTGCGCCAGATGATCCGAAATCATTTGCGGCAATGCGTTATACCGAAGCAAAACTGTCTAAGTTTGCTGAAGTATTGCTTGGCGAACTTGGTCAGGGCACGGTTGAATGGCAACCTAACTTTGATGGCACAATGAAAGAGCCACAAATGTTGCCAGCACGTCTGCCTCATATCCTGCTTAACGGTGTAACCGGCATTGCCGTTGGTATGGCAACAGACATCCCACCGCACAACGTTCGTGAAATCGCAGATGCGACTATTCATTTGATCGACAACCCGAAAGCAGAACTGCCGGACGTGATGCAGTATGTCAAAGGTCCGGATTACCCAACAGAAGCAGAAATTATCTCGCCGCAAGCGGATATCGAGAAGATTTACCGCAACGGTCGTGGCAGCATCAAAATGCGCGCGGTTTGGCATAAAGAAGGTTCTGATATTGTTATCACTTCTTTGCCTCACCAAGTATCGGGTGCCAAACTGCTTGAGCAAATCGCTAACCAGATGCGTGCGAAGAAGCTGCCAATGGTTGACGATCTTCGTGACGAATCGGATCACGAGAACCCAACGCGTATCGTTGTGGTGCCTAAGTCAAACCGTGTCGATTGTGACTTGTTGATGAACCACTTGTTCGCATCAACGGATCTTGAGCGCAGTTACCGCGTTAACTTGAACATGATTGGTTTGGATAACCGTCCTCAAGTTAAAGGTCTGGTGCAAATTCTATCTGAGTGGATCGAGTTCCGTCGTACGACTGTGCGTCGTCGTTTACAACACCGTCTAGACAAAGTAATGGCTCGTCTACACATCTTGGAAGGTTTGTTAGTTGCTTACCTCAACCTAGATGAAGTGATTGAGATCATCCGTACTGAAGACGATCCAAAAGCGGTGCTGATGGAACGCTTTGGTATTACCGATATCCAAGCGGATGCAATTTTAGATACCAAACTTCGTCATCTAGCGAAACTAGAAGAGATGAAGATCCGTGGTGAGCAAGACGAGCTAGAGAAAGAGCGTGAGAAGCTAGAACAGCTACTCGGTTCTGAGCGTCGTCTGAACACACTACTGAAAAAAGAAATCAAAGCAGACGCAGAGAAATACGGTGATGACCGTCGCTCTCCAATGGTTGAGCGTGCAGAAGCAAAAGCGCTGACTGAACGTGACCTCGTACCAAGTGAGCCAATCACGGTTGTGCTTTCTGAGAAAGGTTGGATTCGTCACGCGAAAGGCCATGACGTGGATGCCGAAGGCTTAAACTATAAGTCGGGTGATAAGTATTTAGCGCATGCTCGAGGTAAGAGTAATCAGCCTGCGGTATTCCTAGGTAGTGACGGTCGAAGTTACTCTCTGGAATCGCACTCACTGCCTTCTGCTCGTAGTCAAGGTGAGCCGATTACCGGTCGCTTGAATATTACGGCTGGTAGCAGTATTCGCCAAGTCATCATGAGTGAAGAAGATCAGCTGTGGCTGGTGGGTTCAGATGCAGGTTACGGCTTTGTATGTAAAGGCGCGGACTTGCTGTCTAAAAACCGCAGCGGTAAAGCGCTCGTCACTTTACCTGCCAACTCTGAGATCATGACGCCAAAAGAGATTGAAGATTTAGACTCTGATGAAATCTTAGCAATCACTAACCAAGGTCGCATGCTGCTGTTCCCAATCAAAGACTTGCCACAACTGGCGAAAGGTAAAGGGAATAAGATCATCAACATTCCTGCAGCTAAAGCAAAAGAGCGAGAAGAAGTACTATCTCACTTAATGTCTTTACCAAAAGGTGCATCGTTAACGCTGTACGCGGGTAAGCGAAAGTTGGGTCTTAAACCGTCTGACCTTGATAACTTCCGTGGCGAACGTGGTCGCCGAGGTGGGTTATTACCGAGAGGTTTGCAGCGAGTCACTCGCATTGAAGTTGAGCTAGATGATTCCGATACGACGGAAACACCGAGCGATAGCGAGTAA
- the parE gene encoding DNA topoisomerase IV subunit B: MTEQYNAGAIEVLNGLEPVRRRPGMYTDTARPNHLGQEVIDNSVDEALAGHASKVQVILHADQSLEVIDDGRGMPVDIHPEEKVSGVELILCKLHAGGKFSNKNYQFSGGLHGVGISVVNALSKRVEVTVRRDGQVYEIAFEHGEKVSDLTVTGTCGRRNRGTSVHFWPDAKYFDSANFSVTRLVNNLRAKAVLCPGLEITLTDKVNGKDYKWYYEDGLKDYLAEGVKGYPVIPEEPFTGEFLADTEAANWAVIWQPEGGEMITESYVNLIPTAQGGTHVNGLRQGLLEAMREFCEFRNLLPRGVKLTGDDVFDRCSYVLSVKIQDPQFAGQTKERLSSRQTAAFVSGVVKDAFSLWLNEKPQLAEQLAEVCIANAHRRMRAAKKVVRKKVASGPALPGKLTDCSAQDLSRTEIFFVEGDSAGGSAKQARDREFQAVMPLRGKILNTWEVSADQVLASQEVHDISVALGIDPDSDNLESLRYGKICILADADSDGLHIATLLCALFTRHFRALVEAGHIYVAMPPLYRIDCGKEVFYALDDDEKDGILERLSKKKAKINVQRFKGLGEMNPLQLRETTMDPNTRRLVQLTIDDSTATMEMMDMLLGKKRADDRRSWLQNNGDLAEV; this comes from the coding sequence ATGACTGAACAATATAATGCTGGTGCCATTGAAGTACTGAATGGCTTAGAGCCAGTACGTCGCCGACCAGGGATGTATACGGATACAGCGCGCCCAAACCATTTGGGCCAAGAAGTTATCGACAACAGTGTCGATGAAGCGCTAGCCGGACATGCCTCAAAAGTACAAGTCATCCTACATGCTGACCAATCACTCGAAGTGATCGATGATGGTCGAGGCATGCCTGTTGATATCCACCCAGAAGAGAAAGTATCAGGCGTAGAGCTAATTCTATGTAAGCTACATGCGGGTGGTAAGTTCTCTAACAAAAACTACCAATTCTCTGGTGGTTTGCACGGGGTAGGTATATCTGTAGTAAACGCGTTGTCAAAACGCGTTGAAGTAACAGTTCGTCGTGATGGTCAAGTGTATGAAATTGCATTTGAACACGGCGAGAAAGTGTCTGATCTGACCGTAACTGGCACATGTGGTCGTCGCAATCGCGGTACCAGCGTACATTTCTGGCCTGATGCGAAGTACTTCGATTCGGCTAACTTCTCTGTGACGCGCTTAGTCAACAACCTGCGCGCAAAAGCGGTTTTGTGTCCGGGCTTAGAAATCACATTAACCGACAAAGTTAATGGCAAAGACTATAAGTGGTACTACGAAGACGGTCTTAAAGACTATCTTGCGGAAGGTGTAAAAGGCTATCCAGTTATTCCTGAAGAACCATTTACTGGTGAGTTCTTGGCGGATACTGAAGCGGCAAACTGGGCGGTAATTTGGCAGCCAGAAGGCGGTGAAATGATCACCGAAAGCTACGTTAACCTAATCCCAACCGCTCAAGGTGGTACGCACGTTAATGGTTTACGCCAAGGCTTGTTGGAAGCGATGCGCGAATTCTGTGAGTTCCGTAATCTATTACCTCGTGGTGTGAAGCTAACGGGTGATGACGTTTTCGACCGCTGTTCTTACGTGCTGTCGGTTAAAATTCAAGATCCACAATTTGCAGGCCAGACCAAGGAACGTCTCTCTTCTCGTCAAACCGCGGCATTTGTCTCTGGCGTTGTAAAAGATGCGTTCAGTCTTTGGTTGAACGAAAAGCCTCAGCTCGCAGAGCAATTGGCAGAAGTCTGTATCGCTAACGCGCATCGTCGTATGCGAGCGGCGAAAAAAGTCGTACGTAAGAAAGTGGCTTCTGGCCCGGCACTGCCAGGTAAGTTGACCGACTGTTCTGCACAGGACTTAAGTCGCACGGAAATCTTCTTTGTGGAGGGTGACTCTGCGGGTGGCTCGGCAAAACAGGCACGTGACCGTGAATTCCAAGCCGTGATGCCACTGCGTGGTAAGATCTTGAACACGTGGGAAGTCTCTGCCGATCAAGTTCTTGCGTCTCAAGAAGTACACGATATCTCAGTTGCTTTGGGTATTGACCCAGATAGCGACAACCTCGAGAGTCTTCGTTACGGTAAGATCTGTATCCTTGCCGATGCGGACTCGGATGGTCTTCACATCGCAACGCTGCTTTGTGCTCTATTTACTCGTCACTTCCGCGCACTAGTGGAAGCGGGTCATATCTATGTGGCGATGCCGCCTCTGTATCGAATCGACTGCGGGAAAGAAGTGTTCTACGCCCTCGATGATGATGAAAAAGATGGCATTTTAGAGCGCTTGTCGAAGAAGAAAGCCAAAATCAACGTGCAACGATTCAAAGGTCTGGGTGAGATGAACCCACTTCAGTTGCGTGAAACCACCATGGATCCGAACACGCGTCGCTTAGTGCAGTTAACCATTGACGACTCTACGGCGACCATGGAAATGATGGACATGCTGCTAGGTAAAAAGCGTGCAGATGACCGTCGTTCTTGGCTACAAAACAACGGCGACTTGGCAGAGGTGTAA
- the cpdA gene encoding 3',5'-cyclic-AMP phosphodiesterase: protein MQSSSDSIKLLQITDTHLFAADEGGLLSVKTVDSFNAVVADVLRRNVAFDYILATGDISQDHSAESYQRFANGIEPLEKDCFWLPGNHDYKPNMGSVLPSPQIKAAEHVLLGEHWQLILLDSQVVGVPHGRLSDQQLTLLEEKLAEHPERHTLVLLHHHPLLVGSAWLDQHTLKDAEAFWQVVERFDNVKGILCGHVHQDMNVLHKGIRAMATPSTCVQFKPNSDDFALDTTSPGWRELQLHACGDITTQVGRLPDGQFQPDFSSNGY from the coding sequence TTGCAATCATCTAGTGACAGCATCAAACTTTTACAAATTACGGATACTCATCTGTTTGCTGCCGATGAGGGAGGTTTGCTAAGCGTAAAAACAGTCGATAGCTTTAATGCTGTTGTTGCTGATGTTTTACGCCGCAACGTGGCGTTTGATTACATCTTGGCGACGGGCGATATTTCCCAAGACCATAGTGCAGAATCTTATCAGCGCTTTGCCAACGGCATTGAACCGCTAGAGAAAGACTGCTTTTGGCTACCTGGTAATCATGATTACAAGCCTAATATGGGCAGTGTTTTGCCTTCGCCACAAATCAAAGCCGCAGAGCATGTGTTGCTTGGCGAGCATTGGCAGTTAATTCTTTTAGACTCGCAAGTTGTTGGCGTTCCTCATGGGCGCTTGAGTGATCAGCAATTAACGCTACTCGAAGAAAAGCTAGCCGAACACCCAGAAAGACACACACTTGTTTTGTTGCATCATCACCCGTTACTGGTGGGAAGCGCGTGGCTTGATCAACATACTTTAAAAGATGCCGAAGCGTTTTGGCAGGTTGTCGAGCGTTTTGATAACGTGAAAGGCATTCTCTGTGGTCATGTTCATCAAGATATGAATGTGCTTCACAAGGGCATTCGAGCGATGGCAACACCCTCAACTTGTGTTCAGTTTAAGCCTAACTCGGATGATTTTGCCCTTGATACCACTTCGCCTGGTTGGCGGGAGCTGCAACTACACGCTTGTGGCGATATTACGACCCAAGTAGGTCGGCTTCCTGATGGCCAGTTCCAACCAGACTTCTCTTCTAACGGCTACTAA
- the degS gene encoding outer membrane-stress sensor serine endopeptidase DegS, whose product MLSFLLRSVFLGLATAAVVLLAVPSLRNNVIPAALDPQPVNIASVELTFNQAVRRAAPAVVNIYSRKYVENDRSKLSTQGLGSGVIVSEKGYIITNYHVVAQADQIVVALQDGRAAAAQLVGTDKRTDIAVLRVEGSNLPVIPLNSNYKPQVGDVVLAIGNPYNLGQTTTFGIISATGRSSISDGRQAFIQTDAAINEGNSGGALVNTQGELVGINTASFQQATDLETYGISFAIPAPLASKIMQKIIADGRVIRGYIGIDGQDINAVTARLLGNEHIGGIVVLGIDPNGPANAAGFQKQDIIISIDGNKVQGRQSVMDIVTDLRPGTTVDVGIIRKGKEMTLKVTIAEDKQEA is encoded by the coding sequence ATGCTCAGCTTTTTATTACGTTCTGTCTTTTTAGGCTTGGCTACTGCCGCAGTGGTATTACTGGCGGTTCCATCTTTGCGCAACAACGTAATTCCTGCCGCGCTTGATCCTCAACCTGTTAATATCGCATCAGTCGAATTGACGTTTAATCAAGCGGTCCGAAGAGCAGCGCCTGCCGTGGTAAACATCTACAGTCGTAAGTATGTTGAGAATGATCGTAGTAAACTCTCAACTCAAGGCCTGGGGTCAGGGGTCATTGTTAGTGAGAAAGGCTACATCATTACTAACTATCATGTGGTTGCTCAAGCTGATCAAATTGTTGTGGCATTACAAGACGGCAGAGCCGCAGCGGCTCAGCTCGTGGGGACAGATAAGCGTACTGATATAGCCGTGCTGCGTGTCGAAGGTTCGAATTTGCCCGTAATCCCTCTGAACTCTAATTACAAACCACAAGTGGGCGATGTAGTACTAGCCATCGGTAACCCATACAACCTTGGACAAACCACAACGTTCGGCATTATTTCTGCCACAGGTCGTTCATCTATTAGCGATGGTCGTCAAGCATTCATTCAAACCGATGCCGCCATCAATGAAGGTAACTCTGGTGGAGCCCTAGTGAACACACAAGGCGAGCTCGTCGGCATTAATACCGCCTCTTTTCAGCAAGCGACAGATTTAGAAACTTACGGGATCTCTTTTGCGATCCCTGCGCCGCTAGCCAGTAAGATCATGCAGAAAATCATCGCTGATGGCCGCGTGATTCGTGGTTATATTGGAATCGACGGCCAAGACATTAATGCGGTCACTGCTCGCCTACTTGGAAATGAACACATAGGTGGTATTGTCGTACTTGGTATTGATCCAAATGGTCCAGCAAATGCGGCTGGCTTTCAAAAACAAGATATCATTATCAGTATTGATGGCAATAAGGTTCAGGGGCGTCAGAGCGTTATGGATATCGTCACCGATTTACGGCCTGGCACCACCGTGGACGTCGGTATCATTCGCAAAGGAAAAGAGATGACCTTGAAAGTCACCATTGCTGAAGACAAGCAAGAAGCATAA